The genome window tggAATCGTGGAGTGGTGGAGCCCATTGGCCGTGGCCCTGCACGGTCCAttccccctcttcccgcTGCCCCTTAGCATGGGCCTCCTCCAGCCTTCACCTCGTCCCGAGCCTCGTTCTCATGAACCCAGCTCAGCAGTCGTGTCTAACCCCAGGTCGGTCCCCACCCCTTCCCCGCCATGGTCCGTGACTTCCAGTCAGTCATTGGCAAAGAGGCCCGCCAGCAGTTCCAGGACAAGCACGGCAAGCTGCCggagcacgtcgtcgcgtgCGTCGGTGGCGGCTCGAACGCGATGGGCATGTTCACcgcgttcctcgaggacgacagcgTTCACCTGGTCGGTGTCGAGCCCGGAGGCAccagcctcgaggaggagggacaGCACGCCGCGACCCTCACCAAGGGTAAGCCCGGTGCCCTGCACGGCATGGCTTGCtacgtcctcgaggacaaggacggcaacCCGTCGCCCGTGTACTCGTGCGCTTCCGGTCTCGACTACCCCGGTATCGGTCCGCAGCACAGCTACCTCAAGGACGTTGGGCGTGTCGACTACCAGAGCGCAAGTGACAAGGAGACGCTTGACGCGTTCATGGAGCtctcgcgcgtcgaggGTATCATCCCCGCACTCGAGAGCTCGCACGCCGTTGCTTGGGCCATCCGCACCGCCCCAACCCtccccaaggacgaggcgatCCTTGTCAACCTCTCTGGTCGTGGTGGTGAGTCTTCCGAGTCGTTTTCATCGCCGTATGCTGATACGTGTACAGACAAGGACACTGATTACGTTATTGCCAAGTTGGGCCTGTGATTACCATCGTTTCGAGTTGTacaacgaggacgagagaCGAGCCGGCGGTGAGATGTCAAGCAGTTTACCGATTTCTCAAGTGGAGGTGCCTGAAAAGTGGACACGTGAGGTGTCGCTAACGTTAGCAATCGTATGCGATAGTGTTTCTTGGCAACAGCCGCCGCACACCGCACGAACAGCTTATCGTCTGACAGGCACGAACAGCTTTATCGCTGACAGGACCCTGCTAGACTGCTAACGCGCCCCGCGGCCTGCTTGTCACCTCGGACTAATACGTCCTGACTTGTGGTCTTGACAGGTATGCCAGTGGAGACTGCTGTTATCATAAACTCTTGAAAGACCAGGCCTCAATGAACGCTCGCCATCTCGTTGAATCACTTATGGGTTTGTCTGCCGTCTCCCACCCAAAGCACTAGCGGGCTCGGCACCCTCTAAACTCTGTCACAACTTCATCCCTCCCTGACCGCTGCCACGCCTGATGACAGCAACGGCTCACTGCTGTTGCAGTACGCGGTTGCACGGTACTAGGCGGCACACGCATACCCATGGGCAGACTCATCACTGCCGTTGAGACAATGCAGGCCGTCCGTGTCAGACAACCAACATTACCATCATTCCATCACGTCCACACACAGCTCAAGTCATGAGGTGCATTGTCCACACCTTGATTCTCTACTCGCCATCCCCACGAGCCCATTGTACGTAGCGGGCAGGACAAGGTGGATGGTGGGAATGGAGCGCTCGATTCTCTGACCATCACATTGCGCATGAGATAAACGCCGCTTGGCCCTCACccatctctctccatcccacTCCTCAACTCACCATTTTCCACCTCCCACTCTTCAACTCACCATTTTCCACCTCCCACTCTTCAACTCACCATTTTCCACctgccaccaccaacaTGACCTCCCCCAAAGGCAGCCTTCCCAACGCCGAACACAAGTTGGACACTTGGTATCGCCACAACAAAGGCACTGCCTTCTTCTGCCTGATGTCCAacgacgacctccttcCACCCCCTCGCCCACCCGGCACAATGCTCCTGCAAGCACCTGATGTAAGTGTCTCCACTCGGAAGCAGAGCTCACGCAGACCATGTGGTGGGCATACGACCCCACGGCGGACCTCGACAGTCTCCCACTCGACCTGGCCGAGCTCTTGCCCAAGGAGCGCAGTCGTCAAGGCTCCCACACGGCTGCTATGACACAGGGTGCatacgaggacgacgacgagtcgggtgaagacgaggacgacgcgttCATCGCCAGCATGCCGCACGCTCTTCAAGGTTCCACTCGGCCAGCCACACACGAGAATGACGAGCCTGAGGAATTTGGAGACGAGTCGACGAAGAGTGACGGCAACGCGTCCGAGGACATTGAGCACAGCCACTCCGAGGAGagtggcgacgacgagtctGAGGACattgagggcgacgagtcTGAGAGTGACGACCACAAGTCCGAGTTCGACGagagtgacgacgacgagtcaAAGGAGACCGGATACGAGTCCGCTGTCGACGTCAAACCCAAGCTCCCTTCTCCAATCGAATCCGCTGGCGACGTCAAACCCAAGCTCCCTTCTTCGATCGAAGCGCAGCCCTACGTCCCACGGTCCTCCACCTGGGTAAAGTTagaggacgatgacgagacCAAGCCCTGCATTCTCGCGCCCATCACCAGTCGAATTCCCGTTGTCCCTGCAATGGAGCGTCCCATCAAGTTGGAGGCTCCTCCGCAGCCGTACCGTTCATTGCCCAGGCAGTTCCAATCTTCCCCAACTTCCCCATCCCCAAGCCGTCCGCCTCTGCATACCTCGTCGAACATCCCACTTCCGCCTCTGGTCCACCAGATGGTCGATCGGCCCGCCAAGCGCAGCCGCTCCCCCGACCTGGAAGACGTCGGCAACAGTCCTCGCACCACGCCCCACCGAGTCGCCGGTGCGCTCGACTTTGAGCGACGTAAGCGCTTCAAGTCGGGGTTCGGCGGTGCCGCACCCGATCCGCCGAGCCAAAGCTCCAAACAAACTGACGGCTTAAAGGAGGCCGGACAGCCTCAAGGTCCTTCTACTTCGGCCACAGTGGCGAACATCAACCGCTTGGAGTACGAGGCCTCGCTCCACCAAAAGAGCCAGAGCGcggatgaagaggatgagctcgacAGCACGAGCGTgtcctcagcctcctccaccgcgtCTCGCAAAGAAGATCCAACG of Cutaneotrichosporon cavernicola HIS019 DNA, chromosome: 4 contains these proteins:
- the trpB2 gene encoding uncharacterized protein (The beta subunit is responsible for the synthesis of L- tryptophan from indole and L-serine) produces the protein MTASKFAPMPNAEGYFGAYGGQLVPPHLKKAMDDIAVAYETITKTKEFQDELAELNATYTGRPSPIFHCRRLSDKLGGAQIYLKREDLNHTGAHKINHCLGEALLAKFMGKTKVIAETGAGQHGVALATACALVGIPCEIYMGQVDIEKEAPNVTKMKILGCNLIPVTRGQATLKDAVDDAFDEYLKDPENFIYAIGSVVGPHPFPAMVRDFQSVIGKEARQQFQDKHGKLPEHVVACVGGGSNAMGMFTAFLEDDSVHLVGVEPGGTSLEEEGQHAATLTKGKPGALHGMACYVLEDKDGNPSPVYSCASGLDYPGIGPQHSYLKDVGRVDYQSASDKETLDAFMELSRVEGIIPALESSHAVAWAIRTAPTLPKDEAILVNLSGRGDKDTDYVIAKLGL